One Bradyrhizobium zhanjiangense DNA segment encodes these proteins:
- a CDS encoding response regulator transcription factor: protein MLAAAIPAPGGLVLSTPLISVVDDDASVRAATENLLKSRGYIAQIFASAEELLRSPQLDETSCVITDVQMSAMSGLDLLAEMRTRGYDAPFIFITAFPNDRVRASALGAGAIGFLAKPFAGQALIECLDTALNAYDGRRDI from the coding sequence ATGCTTGCAGCCGCTATCCCCGCGCCAGGAGGGCTCGTCTTGTCCACGCCTTTGATTTCCGTCGTTGACGACGACGCCTCAGTCCGTGCGGCGACAGAGAATCTTTTGAAATCGCGTGGCTACATCGCCCAAATATTTGCGTCGGCCGAGGAACTCCTGAGGTCCCCGCAATTGGACGAGACATCCTGTGTCATTACCGATGTGCAGATGTCGGCTATGAGCGGCCTGGATCTGTTGGCAGAGATGCGGACACGTGGTTACGACGCACCATTCATATTCATTACTGCTTTCCCCAACGACCGCGTGCGCGCGTCAGCGCTGGGCGCCGGCGCGATTGGCTTCCTCGCCAAACCCTTTGCAGGACAAGCGTTAATCGAATGCCTCGACACCGCACTGAACGCGTATGACGGCCGGCGCGACATCTGA
- a CDS encoding Effector protein NopP produces the protein MYNRINGSSYFQSSDFAETDEQMDADIFADAFANMRLAESGSSGSASSATRPYSLASTPPIIEFKDRQSFRKAAEAYHGDEIMYIADNPQEYSDFVSGKARRTAEVAKDYGRTRDSEKARYFSYQLGNKSVGLLRTEGGDSMTEFDVKRFKKLFPGRDGTTSTVDLQVVHPLVENAGDILLEHQLRLDGKQPLLNLRPANSEARARAAKMGFVEVDADNMVLDPAKSDKWVRNSDGEWQRKGTAALYLSKADDSEGSDTEISASPSTYDYEDDFM, from the coding sequence ATGTATAATCGGATCAATGGCTCGTCCTACTTCCAATCCTCTGACTTTGCCGAAACTGATGAGCAAATGGACGCAGACATCTTTGCGGATGCGTTCGCAAATATGCGCTTAGCCGAATCTGGTTCCAGTGGCAGTGCATCTTCGGCAACAAGACCGTATTCGCTCGCTTCAACCCCTCCCATAATAGAGTTCAAGGATCGTCAGTCATTCCGAAAAGCGGCGGAGGCCTATCATGGCGACGAAATCATGTACATCGCCGACAACCCCCAAGAGTACTCCGATTTCGTGTCCGGCAAGGCAAGGCGAACTGCGGAAGTTGCCAAAGACTACGGGCGAACCCGAGATTCCGAGAAGGCGCGATACTTCAGCTACCAATTGGGCAACAAGAGTGTCGGACTTCTAAGAACGGAAGGCGGCGACAGCATGACCGAGTTCGACGTCAAAAGGTTTAAGAAGCTATTTCCTGGACGCGACGGGACTACCTCTACTGTGGATCTTCAAGTCGTTCATCCGCTTGTCGAGAACGCTGGCGATATCCTGCTCGAGCACCAGCTTCGACTAGACGGAAAACAGCCGCTGCTCAATTTGCGTCCGGCTAATTCGGAAGCAAGAGCCCGTGCGGCAAAGATGGGATTCGTCGAGGTTGACGCCGACAACATGGTTCTTGACCCAGCGAAGTCAGACAAGTGGGTAAGGAATAGCGACGGCGAATGGCAGCGCAAAGGTACTGCTGCGCTGTATCTTTCCAAAGCTGACGACAGTGAAGGTAGTGATACCGAGATCTCAGCGAGCCCCTCAACATACGATTATGAGGATGATTTTATGTGA
- the dctA gene encoding C4-dicarboxylate transporter DctA has translation MTTMSTAAPARASQTWYKILYVQVLIAIMIGAMVGCLWPSVATNDWVKALGDGFIKLIKMVIAPIIFCTVTSGIAHIQDAKKVGRVGVKALVYFEIVSSFALLLGLVMGNLVQIGHGLAVKPDAAAVANYVKQAEASKTVDFFLNIIPETVVGAFARGDVLQVLLFAILFGFSLMALGKRGERLRGMIDDVAHAVFGVIAIIMKAAPIGAFGAMAFTVGKFGPAALGNLIGLIALFYATAALFVVVVLGLIARLVGFSIFKFIVYIKDEILIVLGTSSSESALPQLMEKLERLGCSKPVVGLVVPTGYSFNLDGTNIYMTLATLFIAQALGVELTFGQQLTILLVAMLTSKGASGVTGAGFITLAATLSVVNPALVPGMAIVFSIDKFMSEVRALTNITGNGIAAVFISWWEDELEHATLQARLNQPNVSTTIDA, from the coding sequence ATGACCACCATGTCAACTGCGGCACCCGCGCGCGCGTCGCAAACTTGGTATAAGATTCTCTACGTGCAGGTGCTGATTGCGATCATGATTGGCGCCATGGTCGGCTGCCTATGGCCGTCCGTCGCGACCAACGACTGGGTCAAGGCGCTCGGTGACGGATTTATCAAACTCATCAAGATGGTGATCGCGCCGATTATTTTCTGCACCGTCACATCCGGTATTGCGCATATTCAGGATGCGAAGAAAGTCGGGCGCGTCGGCGTCAAGGCGCTGGTCTATTTCGAGATCGTCTCCAGCTTTGCATTGCTGTTGGGCCTTGTTATGGGCAATCTGGTCCAAATCGGCCATGGCCTTGCGGTCAAGCCGGATGCTGCGGCGGTCGCCAATTACGTGAAGCAGGCGGAAGCCTCGAAGACCGTCGATTTCTTTCTCAACATCATTCCCGAGACCGTGGTAGGCGCCTTCGCTCGCGGCGATGTTCTGCAGGTTCTCTTGTTCGCGATTCTATTCGGCTTTTCGTTGATGGCGCTGGGAAAGCGTGGGGAGCGGCTGCGCGGCATGATCGACGACGTCGCGCACGCGGTGTTCGGCGTAATCGCTATCATCATGAAAGCGGCTCCGATCGGCGCCTTCGGCGCCATGGCCTTCACCGTCGGCAAGTTCGGGCCGGCAGCACTCGGCAATTTGATCGGTCTGATCGCGCTGTTTTACGCGACTGCGGCGCTATTTGTCGTGGTGGTGCTCGGTTTGATCGCGCGCCTCGTCGGCTTTTCAATCTTCAAGTTCATTGTCTATATCAAGGACGAGATTCTGATCGTGCTCGGCACTTCGTCCTCTGAAAGCGCGCTGCCGCAATTAATGGAGAAGCTCGAACGGCTGGGCTGCTCCAAGCCCGTGGTCGGCCTGGTGGTGCCGACTGGCTACTCCTTCAACCTCGACGGCACCAATATCTATATGACGCTTGCGACATTGTTCATTGCCCAGGCACTCGGGGTCGAGCTCACCTTTGGCCAGCAGCTCACGATCCTGCTCGTTGCAATGCTAACGTCGAAGGGAGCAAGCGGCGTCACCGGCGCGGGCTTCATCACGCTCGCTGCGACGTTGTCGGTGGTCAACCCAGCGCTGGTGCCGGGCATGGCAATCGTGTTTTCAATCGATAAGTTCATGAGCGAGGTGCGCGCCCTTACTAACATCACCGGCAATGGCATCGCCGCCGTGTTCATATCCTGGTGGGAGGACGAGCTCGAGCACGCGACGCTGCAGGCTCGGCTCAACCAGCCCAACGTTTCCACCACCATCGACGCATGA
- a CDS encoding glycoside hydrolase family 127 protein → MNDRNVAEVDLHNLQVSDPLIGKCQQLVREVAIPYQWEVLNDRDPEAIPSHAVENFRLAAGRARGEFRGAVFQDSDVAKWLEAAAWSLCQAPNPDLEKAVDDLIELIAAAQCGDGYLNTYFILNAPQERWTNLAECHELYCAGHLIEAGVAFFQATGKRRLLEVVCRLADHLGTVFGPERDQLHGYDGHPEIELALARLYDATKERRYLTLANYFVEQRGTEPHFYDIEYEKRQQSRVPKSDGPPWMIKNKAYSQAHLPLSEQRTATGHAVRFVYLMTAVAHLARLRQNEQQRQTCLRLWQNMVQRQIYITGAIGSQSAGEAFSSDYDLPNDTAYAESCASIGLMMFARRMLELELDSRYADVMERALYNTVLGSIALDGRHYFYVNPLEVHPKTLKSNGIYNHVSPVRRPWFGCACCPPNIARLFTSIGHYIYTPSTDALYVNLYVGNRVAISVDGHALRLLISGSYPWREEVEIAVESAPPIAHTLALRLPEWCSVPQASLNGEPVNCEPRKGYLHIRRTWQQGDRVKLSLPMQVRRVYGHPQLRNLAGKVAIQRGPLVYCLEEADNGTELHNVWLRSDSRFSLMEGTGLFDGKILLQADGARLQHTHSEEAALYHYDKVPGQLESQRLTFIPWFSWGNRGEGEMRIWINERVGRASTGRR, encoded by the coding sequence ATGAATGATCGGAATGTGGCCGAAGTCGATCTTCACAACCTACAGGTCTCGGATCCGCTGATTGGAAAATGCCAGCAGCTGGTCAGGGAAGTGGCAATTCCCTACCAATGGGAGGTGCTGAACGATCGCGATCCCGAGGCGATACCGAGCCACGCGGTGGAGAACTTCCGCCTTGCCGCCGGACGTGCGAGGGGCGAGTTCCGTGGCGCAGTTTTCCAAGACAGTGACGTCGCAAAATGGCTTGAGGCGGCTGCATGGTCGCTATGCCAGGCACCAAATCCAGACCTGGAGAAAGCCGTCGATGATCTAATTGAACTGATTGCGGCCGCCCAATGCGGCGACGGCTATCTCAATACTTATTTCATACTGAACGCGCCTCAGGAGCGCTGGACCAACCTAGCGGAGTGCCACGAACTTTATTGCGCGGGCCACTTGATTGAAGCAGGTGTCGCGTTCTTTCAGGCAACTGGCAAACGGCGATTGCTGGAGGTCGTTTGCAGGCTTGCTGACCACCTCGGCACAGTTTTTGGCCCAGAGCGCGATCAGCTGCACGGCTACGATGGGCATCCGGAAATCGAACTTGCGTTGGCACGCCTCTACGACGCGACAAAGGAGCGGCGATATCTCACACTAGCCAATTATTTCGTGGAGCAACGCGGCACGGAGCCGCACTTCTACGACATTGAGTACGAGAAGCGCCAGCAATCCCGCGTCCCCAAATCCGACGGCCCGCCTTGGATGATAAAAAACAAAGCGTATAGCCAAGCGCACTTGCCGCTTTCGGAGCAGCGGACTGCAACAGGTCATGCGGTTCGTTTTGTATACCTCATGACGGCAGTAGCTCATCTCGCGCGTCTGCGCCAGAACGAGCAGCAGCGCCAAACTTGCCTACGGCTATGGCAAAACATGGTCCAGCGCCAGATCTATATTACCGGAGCCATCGGCTCGCAAAGTGCCGGCGAAGCCTTCAGCAGCGATTACGATTTGCCGAATGATACGGCGTATGCGGAAAGTTGCGCGTCGATTGGCTTGATGATGTTCGCGCGCCGTATGCTGGAGTTGGAACTGGACAGTCGCTATGCCGACGTGATGGAGCGCGCGCTCTACAATACCGTTCTCGGCAGTATCGCGTTGGACGGGCGTCACTATTTTTATGTTAACCCGCTCGAAGTGCACCCAAAAACGCTGAAGTCTAATGGCATCTACAATCATGTCTCGCCGGTGCGACGACCTTGGTTTGGCTGCGCCTGCTGTCCACCGAACATCGCACGGCTTTTCACATCCATTGGTCATTACATCTACACGCCCAGCACCGATGCGCTCTATGTAAATCTCTACGTTGGTAATAGAGTAGCAATATCCGTCGACGGACATGCGCTGCGGTTGCTCATAAGCGGCAGCTATCCCTGGAGAGAAGAGGTAGAAATCGCCGTCGAATCTGCGCCGCCAATTGCCCACACGCTCGCCCTGCGCCTGCCAGAATGGTGCAGCGTACCGCAGGCGAGCCTGAACGGCGAGCCAGTGAATTGCGAGCCGCGCAAGGGCTATTTGCACATTCGCCGAACGTGGCAGCAGGGAGATCGCGTCAAATTATCGCTGCCGATGCAAGTGCGTCGCGTATACGGCCATCCACAACTTCGCAATTTGGCCGGCAAGGTGGCCATCCAGCGTGGCCCCTTAGTTTATTGTCTGGAGGAGGCCGACAACGGGACCGAGTTACACAACGTTTGGCTTCGCTCAGACAGCCGGTTTTCCCTTATGGAAGGAACTGGTCTCTTTGACGGCAAGATTTTGCTGCAGGCCGACGGGGCGCGGTTGCAACACACGCATTCTGAAGAAGCGGCGCTTTATCACTACGACAAAGTGCCTGGACAGCTAGAATCGCAGCGGCTGACATTCATTCCGTGGTTCAGCTGGGGTAACCGCGGCGAAGGCGAAATGCGGATTTGGATAAATGAGCGGGTGGGTCGCGCTTCTACGGGCCGACGTTAG
- a CDS encoding response regulator transcription factor, translated as MTGRFDSPGDSGDAEASTKAIVFVVEDDISMRRSLTNLFRSVGLDVVAFGSAREMLQSTIPNVVSCLVLDVRLPGLSGLEYQSELARLNIHIPIIFITGHGDIPMSVRAMKEGAVDFLSKPFRDQELLDAVVAATERDRKRREAQQTVANLQSLFETLSPREQAVMKLVAAGLMNKQVAAELGLAEITVKIYRGHVMKKMRARSLADLIRMTETLGIRANRPEQTQV; from the coding sequence GTGACAGGACGATTTGACTCGCCAGGTGACAGCGGCGATGCCGAGGCCTCGACAAAGGCGATAGTCTTCGTCGTCGAGGATGACATCTCCATGCGCCGCTCGCTTACGAACCTTTTTCGATCGGTAGGGTTGGACGTCGTTGCATTCGGATCGGCCCGCGAAATGCTGCAGAGCACAATTCCGAACGTTGTTAGCTGTCTCGTTCTTGATGTCCGGCTGCCAGGCTTGAGCGGCCTTGAATACCAGAGCGAGCTGGCGAGGTTAAACATACATATTCCGATCATTTTCATTACCGGCCATGGCGACATTCCCATGAGCGTTAGGGCCATGAAGGAAGGAGCGGTCGATTTTCTCAGCAAACCGTTTCGCGACCAGGAACTGCTTGATGCCGTGGTTGCGGCGACCGAACGCGATCGCAAAAGACGGGAGGCTCAGCAAACCGTCGCGAACCTCCAGTCTCTATTTGAGACCTTAAGCCCGCGCGAGCAGGCGGTGATGAAACTGGTCGCTGCCGGCCTGATGAACAAGCAGGTAGCCGCCGAGCTTGGGCTCGCCGAGATTACGGTCAAGATCTACCGGGGACACGTCATGAAAAAGATGCGTGCCCGGTCGCTGGCCGACTTGATCAGAATGACTGAGACGCTGGGAATTCGCGCTAATCGTCCTGAACAAACCCAAGTATGA
- a CDS encoding serine hydrolase domain-containing protein yields the protein MNKLVMAAAAAGIGFNSVHSAPLPEATADDVGVSQQRLAKLDEFFAREIASKRVPGAVVAIARDGKLIHYKAYGQLDPAKGKSMPLDAMFALASMTKPMVAVAGLILMEQGRLPLQARLTDYYPEFANMKVGVPLPDGSLEFQTQSSPIYIHDLYRHTSGLTYGAAPDSSDQVARFYPDFAAPPLRGDKQAFIEAITKLPLAHQPGTEFEYGFSTDVLGDVVEQVSEQRLGDYLASNLWKPTGMQDVTFHLSESQRERLAHPFPDDPLTGKPQDIELLEIPTTFDCGGACAFATVGDYVRFGQMLLNGGELDGQRILGPKTVRHMISDHLGPEIKNKVANVEAHRSGFGFGLGVAVRINEDLSAVPGNPGEFTWTGAYGTQFFCDPKEHLVVVVGTAAPGEIRKYYREQVQYIVYAAIIR from the coding sequence ATGAATAAGCTTGTTATGGCCGCGGCGGCTGCTGGAATCGGCTTCAATTCAGTGCACTCCGCGCCTCTGCCTGAAGCGACGGCCGATGATGTTGGCGTTTCTCAGCAGCGCCTCGCCAAGCTAGACGAGTTCTTCGCTCGCGAGATCGCGAGTAAACGCGTGCCGGGCGCGGTAGTTGCAATCGCCAGAGACGGCAAGCTGATCCACTACAAGGCGTACGGGCAACTCGATCCTGCGAAAGGAAAGTCGATGCCGCTCGATGCGATGTTCGCGCTTGCGTCTATGACCAAACCGATGGTGGCCGTTGCGGGGCTTATCCTCATGGAGCAAGGTCGCCTGCCTCTACAGGCGAGGCTTACGGATTACTACCCGGAATTCGCAAACATGAAGGTGGGAGTGCCACTGCCAGACGGCTCATTAGAATTTCAAACGCAGAGTTCTCCGATCTACATCCACGATCTATATCGCCACACATCTGGGCTGACCTATGGCGCGGCCCCCGACAGCTCAGACCAAGTGGCGCGCTTCTATCCCGATTTCGCCGCTCCGCCACTAAGGGGCGATAAGCAGGCGTTCATCGAAGCCATTACCAAGCTGCCGCTAGCGCACCAACCGGGGACAGAATTCGAATACGGCTTCTCGACCGATGTACTGGGAGATGTCGTGGAACAGGTCAGCGAACAACGATTGGGCGACTATCTTGCCAGCAACCTGTGGAAGCCGACCGGAATGCAGGATGTCACTTTCCATTTGTCGGAATCGCAACGCGAGCGCCTCGCGCATCCATTTCCAGACGACCCGCTGACAGGAAAGCCACAAGACATCGAGCTCCTCGAAATTCCGACGACGTTTGACTGCGGGGGAGCCTGCGCATTTGCGACAGTCGGTGACTACGTGCGCTTTGGACAAATGCTGCTCAACGGCGGGGAGCTCGATGGGCAGCGCATTCTCGGTCCGAAGACGGTGCGCCACATGATCTCCGACCACCTCGGGCCAGAGATCAAGAATAAGGTCGCCAATGTGGAGGCGCACCGTTCCGGCTTCGGCTTCGGGCTCGGAGTGGCTGTACGCATAAACGAGGATCTCTCGGCGGTTCCAGGCAATCCAGGTGAGTTCACCTGGACCGGCGCCTACGGCACACAATTTTTCTGCGACCCAAAGGAGCATCTCGTGGTGGTGGTCGGAACGGCAGCGCCCGGAGAAATCCGGAAGTATTACCGCGAACAGGTCCAGTATATCGTCTATGCTGCAATAATCCGATAA
- a CDS encoding molybdate ABC transporter permease subunit, protein MDVFSAEISQSVALTIELASVTTVILLLIGVPLAGWLARSRTLLSEAVATMIALPLVLPPTALGFCVLVLLGPNGPGGILASLWGERTLAFTFAGIVIGSVLSALPLVVQPIRNAFVAIGDRPLKTTGPVSSLYAFITISGPLARLEFVKAAVVGFSHTIGTFGVVMMIGGNIPGRTKVLSAYVVDYVQASRWREASVVAGGMVMFAFAAIFTLAHIERHCAKRGIEPS, encoded by the coding sequence ATGGATGTCTTTTCGGCAGAGATTTCGCAATCGGTTGCGCTCACGATTGAGCTCGCCAGCGTGACGACCGTGATCCTTCTCCTGATTGGTGTGCCCCTCGCTGGGTGGCTGGCGCGCTCGAGGACTCTTTTGAGCGAGGCGGTGGCGACGATGATCGCCCTGCCGCTAGTGCTGCCGCCGACGGCTCTCGGTTTTTGCGTACTCGTGTTGCTCGGCCCAAACGGACCGGGTGGCATTCTCGCCTCTTTGTGGGGCGAGCGCACGCTCGCTTTTACCTTCGCGGGAATCGTGATCGGATCGGTCCTCTCGGCGCTGCCGTTGGTGGTGCAGCCGATCCGTAACGCCTTTGTTGCGATAGGCGATCGCCCGTTGAAGACTACGGGGCCCGTTTCGTCGTTGTATGCCTTCATTACCATCAGCGGGCCGCTGGCGCGACTGGAGTTTGTTAAAGCCGCCGTGGTCGGCTTCTCTCATACGATCGGCACATTCGGCGTCGTGATGATGATCGGCGGCAACATTCCTGGGCGCACCAAAGTGTTGTCAGCCTACGTCGTAGACTACGTCCAAGCATCGCGCTGGCGCGAGGCGAGTGTGGTTGCCGGCGGTATGGTGATGTTCGCCTTTGCGGCTATCTTCACCTTAGCCCACATCGAGAGACACTGTGCCAAAAGAGGCATTGAACCGTCTTAG
- a CDS encoding PAS domain S-box protein, translated as MRSQISSLKRSAPQFTFGSITLAVVTLSCLYLHAHFAATAFAYLLVVLLFSLMGSFIASSALCILAIAALAYYFAPPAFTLRIEDPQDLPVVVAFFIVSIVGTHLIGKLRQEREAARVAAGKLQQSAADLEDREKRWRAIFEHNPAMYFMVDEAGTVLNVNTFGATQLGYARAELTGQSVLRVFLEEDRGFVRKCIRRCLEDIGQSRTWDVQKVRKDGSVLWVRENAKAMLWADNQPIVLIACEDITERKRTELALQRSEAHLAQAQELSHTGSFSWNATSGEAFWSKETFRIFQLDPETAPAPQLVIERTHPDDRVSVKETIDRAMRDLRDFEHEYRLLLPDGSVKHIHARARVTRTASGEIEFVGAATDITAARRAEQQLRRSEAYLAEAQHLSHTGSWSWDVYGLDFVYRSAEVDRLFGFSPQESVSIETIRSRIHPDDLPRLQEVQRQAIEHKEGRFEYDFRILLPDGGIRRIHSVAHVVVGSDGNVSELIGTHMDVTEQHAARERLENTLAALRESEQRFRDYAETASDWLWETGPDHQVTHLSEHTSTAGILAKRLMGLPRWDIARDVEEEPEKWRQHRAMLEAHLPFRDLVYRTVNRIGSPIYVRTSGKPFFDGKGNFLGYRGVSTDITATIRADQAEQELRKAQAELAHVTRVTTLGELTTTIAHEINQPLAAIISNADACLGWMGREAPNLSAARSSVEWIIEDAIRASEVIRRVRALAKKGEIEMVALDINEVVKDVIALVTRELVSHRVSLRTELTAALPTILGDRIQLQQVIINLVMNGIEAMEAVTDRTRELLIQSSKDDLGHVQLAVTDCGIGVAEDDADRVLDPFFTTKASGLGMGLSICRSIVEAHGGRLSIVHKDGPGATFQFALPQHKEAVS; from the coding sequence ATGCGTAGCCAGATCAGCAGCTTAAAGCGCTCAGCCCCTCAGTTTACCTTCGGCTCCATAACGCTGGCGGTGGTAACACTGTCTTGCTTGTACCTTCACGCGCATTTCGCCGCGACGGCGTTCGCCTATTTGTTAGTGGTCTTGCTGTTTTCGTTGATGGGCAGCTTCATCGCGTCATCCGCGCTTTGCATCCTGGCCATCGCTGCTCTCGCTTACTACTTTGCGCCGCCGGCGTTCACTCTGCGAATCGAAGACCCCCAAGATCTTCCGGTGGTTGTTGCATTTTTTATTGTCTCGATTGTGGGAACGCACCTGATCGGAAAACTCCGCCAGGAAAGAGAGGCTGCGCGTGTGGCTGCGGGCAAGCTTCAGCAGAGTGCGGCGGATTTAGAGGATCGCGAAAAACGCTGGCGCGCCATCTTCGAGCACAATCCGGCCATGTACTTCATGGTCGATGAAGCCGGCACTGTCCTCAACGTCAATACGTTCGGCGCGACACAACTCGGTTATGCTCGTGCTGAACTGACCGGCCAATCCGTGCTGCGCGTATTTCTTGAAGAGGATCGCGGATTCGTTCGCAAATGCATTCGAAGGTGCCTTGAGGATATCGGACAATCGCGCACGTGGGACGTCCAGAAAGTCAGGAAGGACGGCTCGGTATTGTGGGTACGTGAAAACGCCAAAGCCATGCTCTGGGCCGATAACCAGCCCATCGTCCTTATAGCCTGCGAAGATATCACGGAGCGAAAGCGGACCGAACTTGCCCTGCAGAGGAGCGAAGCACATTTGGCCCAGGCGCAGGAGTTGAGTCATACGGGCAGCTTCAGCTGGAACGCCACTTCCGGCGAGGCCTTTTGGTCAAAGGAAACATTTCGGATTTTCCAATTAGATCCTGAGACTGCCCCGGCGCCGCAGCTCGTCATTGAGCGCACTCATCCAGATGATAGGGTTTCGGTTAAAGAAACTATCGATCGAGCGATGCGAGACCTGAGAGATTTCGAGCACGAATACCGGCTGCTGCTACCGGACGGCTCGGTGAAGCACATCCATGCGCGGGCACGAGTTACGAGAACTGCCTCTGGTGAGATCGAGTTTGTTGGGGCAGCTACGGATATCACGGCGGCGAGGCGAGCAGAACAGCAGCTGCGCCGGAGCGAGGCCTATCTGGCCGAAGCCCAGCATCTCAGTCACACGGGCAGTTGGTCCTGGGACGTCTACGGTCTAGATTTCGTGTATCGCTCCGCCGAGGTCGATCGTCTGTTTGGCTTTAGTCCACAAGAGTCGGTATCGATAGAGACGATTCGATCGCGCATCCATCCGGACGACTTGCCGCGGCTACAGGAGGTGCAGCGCCAGGCGATTGAACACAAGGAGGGGCGGTTCGAATATGATTTCCGTATCCTTCTACCAGATGGCGGGATAAGGCGCATACACTCCGTTGCGCACGTGGTGGTCGGCAGCGATGGTAACGTCAGCGAGCTGATCGGAACACATATGGATGTCACCGAACAACACGCAGCTAGGGAACGCCTGGAGAACACACTTGCCGCGCTGCGCGAAAGCGAGCAGCGCTTTCGCGACTACGCCGAAACAGCTTCCGACTGGCTCTGGGAGACCGGGCCAGATCATCAGGTCACTCACTTATCCGAGCACACCAGCACTGCGGGAATTTTGGCGAAACGATTGATGGGTCTGCCTCGCTGGGACATTGCCCGCGACGTCGAAGAGGAACCCGAGAAGTGGCGGCAGCATCGGGCGATGTTGGAGGCCCATCTCCCGTTTCGGGATCTGGTCTACCGCACCGTGAATCGGATAGGATCTCCGATCTACGTCCGCACGAGTGGCAAGCCTTTTTTCGATGGAAAGGGCAATTTTCTCGGCTACCGTGGCGTCAGCACTGACATCACCGCTACCATTCGCGCCGATCAAGCCGAACAAGAACTACGAAAGGCGCAGGCGGAGCTTGCGCATGTGACGCGTGTAACGACCTTAGGAGAGCTGACAACGACCATCGCCCACGAAATAAACCAGCCACTGGCCGCTATTATCAGCAACGCCGATGCGTGCCTCGGTTGGATGGGTCGCGAAGCTCCTAATCTTTCTGCCGCGCGCTCTTCGGTGGAGTGGATCATCGAAGACGCAATCCGGGCAAGCGAGGTGATCCGTCGTGTTCGCGCTCTCGCGAAGAAAGGCGAGATTGAGATGGTGGCGCTCGATATTAATGAGGTCGTTAAGGACGTCATTGCGCTGGTAACACGAGAGCTGGTGAGCCACCGAGTGTCGTTACGAACCGAGTTGACGGCCGCGCTGCCTACGATCCTCGGCGACCGGATTCAGCTACAACAGGTGATCATCAATCTGGTCATGAACGGAATCGAAGCCATGGAAGCAGTTACAGACCGGACGCGCGAGCTGCTGATTCAATCATCAAAGGACGATCTGGGGCACGTGCAGCTTGCCGTGACCGATTGCGGCATCGGGGTCGCCGAGGACGACGCGGACCGCGTCTTAGATCCCTTCTTCACCACCAAGGCGAGTGGCCTTGGAATGGGTCTTTCGATCTGCCGATCGATCGTGGAAGCTCACGGAGGGCGGCTGTCAATCGTCCACAAAGATGGACCGGGCGCGACCTTCCAGTTTGCCTTGCCGCAGCATAAGGAAGCCGTCTCGTGA